From Aedes albopictus strain Foshan chromosome 1, AalbF5, whole genome shotgun sequence, one genomic window encodes:
- the LOC134289523 gene encoding uncharacterized protein LOC134289523, with amino-acid sequence MSLQAVQSVIYWYVIRYDVEQCISKTNSKGGKQSHANFETWCLIRKLQARNVVYSRADKGNAVVIMDKPDYDSRVLNMIADGPYEECKFKNGKPKDPLNAMTEEANGVRQKVARLVGEDCLERKLHVPNPKVASLYCLPKIHKNPVGMRPISSNVSTPTEKMAAWLVNELRKHPVAHGRSVRNSVELVEHLKDIELRRGEVLVSFDVTALFPNVPVNDALNSLQRHLERCRVPRHQIEAYLSVAEVCMNQNYFSFRGKFYKQTFGLSMGSKLSPLLANLFLSDFEVGLEKERCFPRIWRRYVDDVFAVVKERYLSQTLELLNSRHRTIKFTVEQEAEGKLPFLDLMISRREDNKLKFGIYRKPTSTDRYITSDSNHFGAQQKAAFHSMAHRLYNIPMERDDFVEERNRIHKAAEVNGYEKEFVDKILRKHERKKYRSNATTLRPEKEDVKRISLPFYPKLTNPIQTALNHHGFQVVYKSSNTLKDALCNLKDKVPIDEKSGIYQIPCRDCPAVYIGQTRRKFKTRLREHKNAVEHERTCDSSVAMHTTTLGHTADWEQAKLLKNVQKATQLNAWESMYIATADRPLMNEDDAPIMSSLFHLTKLRIQ; translated from the coding sequence ATGTCTCTGCAGGCTGTTCAAAGCGTCATTTACTGGTACGTCATCCGCTATGACGTTGAGCAATGTATCTCCAAAACAAACAGCAAGGGGGGGAAGCAATCGCACGCGAATTTCGAGACATGGTGCCTGATTCGTAAATTGCAAGCCCGGAATGTGGTCTACTCTCGAGCGGATAAAGGAAATGCAGTGGTCATCATGGACAAGCCAGATTACGACTCCCGTGTTCTGAACATGATCGCTGATGGTCCATATGAAGAGTGCAAGTTCAAGAATGGAAAACCGAAAGACCCCCTCAATGCGATGACTGAAGAGGCTAACGGCGTTCGTCAGAAAGTAGCGCGTTTGGTGGGTGAAGACTGTCTGGAACGAAAATTGCACGTACCCAACCCAAAGGTAGCGTCGCTCTACTGTTTGCCGAAGATTCACAAGAATCCAGTAGGAATGCGACCAATCTCTTCCAACGTCTCGACTCCTACCGAAAAGATGGCCGCTTGGCTAGTTAACGAATTGAGAAAACATCCTGTAGCTCACGGGAGGAGCGTccgtaattctgttgaattggtgGAGCACCTGAAAGATATCGAACTACGGCGAGGGGAAGTACTAGTATCGTTTGATGTAACAGCGCTTTTTCCAAACGTACCAGTAAATGACGCTTTGAACAGCCTGCAGAGACATTTAGAACGATGTCGAGTGCCCCGACACCAAATTGAGGCGTATCTTTCGGTGGCAGAAGTTTGTATGAACCAGAACTACTTCTCATTCAGAGGGAAGTTCTACAAGCAGACCTTCGGCCTCAGCATGGGGAGCAAACTCTCTCCACTTCTTGCAAACCTCTTTTTGAGTGACTTCGAAGTTGGTTTAGAGAAAGAAAGGTGTTTTCCTCGAATCTGGAGACGCTATGTTGACGATGTCTTCGCAGTAGTCAAAGAGCGGTATTTGTCACAGACGCTTGAACTACTTAATTCGCGACATAGAACCATCAAGTTTACGGTAGAGCAAGAAGCGGAGGGTAAACTACCCTTCCTCGActtgatgatttccaggagggAAGATAACAAACTTAAATTTGGAATATATCGAAAACCAACTTCCACGGATCGGTATATAACATCAGATTCAAATCACTTCGGAGCCCAGCAAAAAGCAGCTTTCCACTCCATGGCCCATCGTCTCTACAACATACCCATGGAAAGAGATGATTTCGTCGAGGAGCGGAACAGGATTCACAAGGCTGCAGAGGTGAACGGATACGAAAAGGAATTTGTGGATAAAATTCTGCGAAAACACGAAAGGAAGAAATACAGAAGTAATGCTACGACACTGCGGCCGGAAAAGGAGGATGTTAAAAGGATCAGCCTTCCTTTTTACCCTAAGCtcaccaatccaatccaaacagCCCTCAACCATCACGGATTTCAGGTGGTGTACAAGAGTAGCAACACCTTAAAGGATGCATTGTGCAATCTGAAAGACAAAGTCCCAATAGACGAAAAATCCGGAATTTACCAAATCCCATGCCGAGACTGCCCCGCGGTGTATATTGGGCAAACACGTCGTAAGTTTAAAACTCGTCTACGTGAACACAAGAACGCGGTAGAACACGAAAGAACTTGCGATTCAAGTGTGGCAATGCACACCACGACGCTAGGACATACTGCAGACTGGGAACAAGCGAAACTgctgaaaaatgtccaaaaagcTACGCAGCTTAACGCATGGGAATCCATGTATATAGCTACAGCCGACCGCCCGCTTATGAATGAAGATGATGCCCCAATTATGTCCTCTCTTTTCCACTTGACCAAGCTGAGAATTCAGTAA